One Candidatus Devosia phytovorans genomic window carries:
- a CDS encoding NAD-dependent succinate-semialdehyde dehydrogenase, with protein MNAIETITAQLSFDIGAIPRDLHIAGKWHESATGKRIDVVDPSSGVVIVTIADASVEDAIDAVKAAHDAAPAWAATPPRDRSEILRKCYALMIERREMLAELISLENGKALPDALAEVTYAAEFFRWFAEEAVRLNGEIYTAPSGANKIIVEHQPIGVAVLITPWNFPAAMATRKIAPALAAGCTCVLKPASETPLTAFALAQIYQESGLPPGVVNVITTSAAGPVTSAMLHDKRVRKLSFTGSTPVGRILLKEAADQVISCSMELGGNAPFIVFDDADLDLAIEGAMLAKMRNGGEACTAANRFYVQQGIAEAFSQKLAERMGALVVGAGYDSRTQCGPLITQAAVDRVAGLVTDAEQRGAKILVGGKPLVRDGFYFPPTVLFDVAEDADITRQEIFGPIAAITTFATEDEAIAAANNSDFGLVSYVFTSDLARGLRVSERMESGMVGLNRGAISDPAAPFGGTKQSGLGREGAHHGILEFCETKYIAANW; from the coding sequence ATGAACGCAATCGAGACCATAACGGCGCAGCTCAGTTTCGATATCGGCGCCATCCCCAGGGATCTGCATATCGCCGGAAAATGGCACGAAAGCGCCACCGGCAAGCGCATCGATGTGGTCGATCCCTCCTCCGGGGTCGTCATCGTCACCATTGCCGATGCCAGCGTCGAAGATGCCATAGACGCAGTGAAAGCGGCACATGACGCCGCGCCTGCATGGGCCGCCACGCCACCGCGCGACAGATCGGAAATCCTGCGCAAATGCTACGCGCTGATGATCGAGCGCCGGGAGATGCTGGCCGAGCTGATCAGTCTCGAAAACGGCAAGGCGCTTCCCGATGCGCTGGCCGAAGTCACCTATGCCGCCGAGTTCTTTCGCTGGTTCGCCGAAGAAGCCGTGCGCCTCAACGGCGAAATCTATACGGCGCCCAGCGGCGCCAACAAGATCATCGTCGAGCACCAGCCCATCGGCGTGGCGGTGCTGATCACCCCGTGGAATTTTCCCGCCGCCATGGCGACCCGCAAGATCGCTCCGGCCCTGGCCGCGGGCTGTACCTGCGTGCTCAAACCCGCCAGCGAAACGCCGCTGACCGCCTTCGCGCTGGCGCAGATTTACCAGGAATCCGGCCTGCCGCCCGGTGTCGTCAATGTCATCACCACCAGCGCCGCTGGCCCGGTCACCAGCGCCATGCTGCATGACAAGCGCGTCCGCAAGCTCAGCTTCACCGGCTCGACGCCGGTCGGCCGCATCCTCCTCAAGGAAGCCGCCGACCAGGTCATTTCCTGCTCGATGGAGCTGGGCGGCAACGCGCCCTTCATCGTCTTCGACGATGCCGATCTCGATCTCGCCATCGAAGGGGCCATGCTGGCCAAGATGCGCAATGGCGGCGAGGCCTGCACCGCCGCCAATCGCTTTTACGTACAGCAGGGCATAGCCGAAGCCTTCTCGCAAAAGCTCGCTGAACGCATGGGCGCCCTCGTCGTCGGCGCCGGCTATGACAGCCGGACTCAATGCGGCCCGCTCATCACCCAGGCTGCCGTCGACCGCGTGGCCGGCCTCGTCACTGATGCCGAGCAGCGCGGCGCCAAAATCTTGGTGGGCGGCAAGCCGCTGGTCCGCGACGGCTTCTACTTCCCCCCGACCGTCCTGTTCGATGTCGCAGAAGACGCCGACATCACCCGCCAGGAAATCTTCGGACCGATCGCCGCCATCACCACCTTCGCCACCGAGGATGAGGCCATCGCCGCCGCCAACAACAGCGACTTTGGCCTCGTGTCATACGTCTTTACATCGGACCTCGCGCGCGGCCTGCGGGTTTCGGAGCGCATGGAAAGCGGTATGGTCGGCCTCAATCGCGGCGCCATCTCCGACCCCGCCGCACCCTTCGGCGGCACCAAGCAGAGCGGCCTCGGCCGCGAAGGTGCGCACCACGGCATCCTCGAATTCTGCGAAACCAAATACATAGCCGCCAACTGGTAA
- a CDS encoding NADP-dependent malic enzyme produces MANDTNSSLRDAALHFHEHPRPGKLEIVATKPLANTRDLSLAYSPGVAIPCEEIAADPQAAYKYTAKGNLVAVISNGTAVLGLGNIGALASKPVMEGKAVLFKKFAGIDSIDIEVNEQDPKRFIEIVAPLEPSFGGVNLEDIKAPECFEIEEALRERMNIPVFHDDQHGTAIIVAAAVINAMKLVGKDIAKVKIVTSGAGAAAIACMNMLIAVGASRENIWIADSKGLVTKARHNNVDRWRGAFAQDTDKTELSEVMAGADIYVGLSKAGALKPEMMKDMAPNPLILALSNPIPEIMPELAREARPDAMICTGRSDYPNQVNNVLCFPFLFRGALDCGATVINEDMKAAAAHAIAKLAHEPGLEASAHGVPAIFGPEYLIPNPFDQRLILRIAPAVAKAAMESGVAQRPIGDFAAYHDQLNRFVFRSGLVMKPMIERAQGQATRIAFADGEDERVLRAAQVLLEDRIARPILIGRPSVIESRLERFGLTIRPDKDFEVINPEDDPRYRDYVSDFQELVGRKGVTPDTARTIVRTNTTVIGALAVRRKEADALICGLQGRFIKHARDIQSVIGLADNSSQLSALSMLVMSRGVFFLADTYVNIDPSADEIVEITLQARDHLKRFNIEARAALLSYSNFGSRDGDTSIKMREVYERLKVVAPDLVVDGEMQGDLAINEGLRDRYVPNSVLRGEANLLIFPNLESANLSMTLLKELNNALPVGPILMGTRQPAHILAPSVTSRGVVNMAAIAASEAVA; encoded by the coding sequence ATGGCAAACGACACCAACTCCAGCCTGCGCGATGCGGCCCTGCATTTCCACGAGCATCCACGGCCTGGCAAGCTCGAAATCGTCGCCACCAAGCCGCTGGCCAATACGCGCGACCTGTCGCTGGCCTATTCCCCTGGCGTCGCCATCCCCTGCGAGGAAATCGCCGCCGACCCGCAGGCCGCCTACAAATATACGGCCAAGGGCAACCTGGTTGCTGTCATCTCCAATGGCACTGCGGTGCTGGGGCTGGGCAATATCGGCGCGCTGGCATCCAAGCCGGTGATGGAAGGCAAGGCGGTCCTGTTCAAGAAGTTCGCTGGCATCGACAGTATCGACATCGAAGTCAACGAGCAGGATCCCAAGCGCTTCATCGAGATCGTCGCGCCGCTCGAGCCGAGCTTCGGCGGGGTCAACCTCGAAGACATCAAGGCGCCCGAATGCTTCGAGATCGAGGAAGCGCTGCGTGAGCGCATGAATATCCCGGTCTTCCACGACGACCAGCACGGCACGGCCATCATCGTCGCCGCCGCCGTGATCAATGCGATGAAGCTGGTCGGCAAGGACATTGCCAAGGTCAAGATCGTGACCTCGGGGGCAGGGGCTGCCGCCATTGCCTGCATGAACATGCTGATCGCCGTCGGCGCGAGCCGGGAAAACATCTGGATCGCTGACTCTAAGGGTCTCGTGACAAAGGCCCGTCACAACAATGTCGATCGCTGGCGCGGTGCCTTTGCGCAGGACACCGACAAGACCGAACTCAGCGAAGTCATGGCCGGCGCCGACATCTATGTCGGCCTCTCCAAGGCCGGGGCGCTGAAGCCCGAAATGATGAAGGACATGGCGCCTAATCCTCTGATCCTGGCGCTCTCCAATCCCATCCCTGAGATCATGCCCGAACTGGCCCGCGAAGCCCGGCCTGACGCCATGATTTGCACGGGGCGCTCCGATTACCCCAATCAGGTCAACAACGTTCTCTGCTTCCCCTTCCTGTTCCGCGGCGCGCTCGATTGCGGTGCAACCGTCATCAACGAAGACATGAAGGCCGCCGCCGCCCATGCCATCGCAAAACTCGCCCATGAGCCGGGCCTCGAAGCCAGCGCCCATGGCGTCCCGGCAATCTTTGGTCCCGAATACCTCATCCCCAATCCCTTCGATCAGCGCCTGATCCTTCGCATCGCCCCCGCGGTGGCAAAAGCGGCGATGGAAAGCGGCGTCGCCCAGCGCCCGATCGGCGATTTCGCCGCCTATCACGACCAGCTCAATCGCTTCGTCTTCCGCTCCGGCCTCGTTATGAAGCCGATGATCGAGCGGGCACAGGGCCAGGCCACCCGCATCGCCTTCGCCGATGGTGAGGACGAACGCGTCCTACGTGCTGCCCAAGTTCTGCTGGAAGACAGGATTGCCCGCCCGATCCTGATCGGCCGCCCCTCGGTCATCGAAAGCCGCCTCGAACGCTTTGGCCTGACCATTCGTCCAGACAAGGATTTCGAGGTCATCAACCCCGAGGACGATCCGCGCTATCGCGACTACGTCAGCGATTTCCAGGAGCTGGTTGGTCGCAAGGGCGTGACCCCTGACACCGCCCGCACCATTGTCCGCACCAATACAACGGTGATCGGTGCCCTAGCCGTGCGCCGCAAGGAGGCCGATGCGCTGATCTGCGGCCTGCAGGGCCGCTTCATCAAGCACGCCCGCGACATCCAGTCGGTCATTGGCCTGGCCGACAATTCGTCCCAGCTCTCCGCGCTTTCCATGCTGGTCATGTCACGCGGCGTCTTCTTCCTCGCCGATACCTATGTCAACATCGACCCCAGCGCCGACGAGATCGTCGAAATCACCCTCCAGGCGCGCGACCACCTCAAGCGCTTCAACATCGAAGCTAGGGCAGCGCTGCTCAGCTATTCCAACTTCGGCTCGCGTGATGGCGATACGTCGATCAAGATGCGCGAAGTCTATGAGCGCCTCAAGGTCGTGGCCCCGGACCTGGTCGTCGATGGCGAAATGCAGGGCGACCTGGCGATCAACGAGGGCCTGCGCGACCGCTATGTTCCCAACTCCGTGCTGCGCGGCGAAGCCAACCTGCTGATCTTCCCAAATCTGGAGTCGGCGAACCTCTCGATGACCCTGCTCAAGGAGCTCAACAATGCGCTCCCGGTCGGTCCCATCCTGATGGGGACGCGCCAGCCGGCCCATATCCTGGCGCCGTCCGTCACCAGCCGCGGCGTCGTCAACATGGCCGCTATTGCTGCCAGCGAGGCCGTCGCCTGA
- a CDS encoding TonB family protein, with amino-acid sequence MRIALSGSALVHAGLVGALLVGFAWPDADDAAAAVPVTVDIIPMTTVSTNSTEQVDSDSTVSSVSAGNAATTIEPITPDPVEPTTEPVEPVTSETIEPVEPTEQPEAEPVEPVEVAEAEPVETAEQAEPVQSTQVSEQAEPIEPLEAAPLEVAELSSTAESALSAAPVLPSVPVEAIEPQPVETPVQPSTVDAETPAPLEPVSAEDLSTAPVPHQLSFQRPSKPVVHAPRPPTQQQQPRPQQQPAPQTAGNGGNSQADSVAAAGGAPQQSASNGSGGSAEVARYPSQVIGKLRSALRRANGQAGEVIVRFTVLSNGQLSGISVARSSGNGSTDQAGIALVQRAAPFPPIPSGAGRADWTFDVPLAFGG; translated from the coding sequence ATGCGCATCGCGCTCTCCGGTTCGGCTCTGGTCCATGCCGGCCTTGTCGGGGCCCTGCTGGTCGGCTTCGCCTGGCCGGATGCCGATGACGCGGCTGCCGCCGTGCCGGTGACGGTCGATATCATCCCCATGACCACGGTAAGCACCAATTCGACCGAACAGGTCGACTCCGACAGCACGGTCTCCTCCGTCTCTGCCGGCAATGCGGCGACCACCATCGAGCCGATCACGCCCGACCCCGTTGAGCCGACCACCGAGCCGGTCGAGCCAGTGACCTCTGAAACGATCGAACCTGTCGAACCCACAGAACAGCCGGAGGCCGAGCCCGTCGAGCCGGTCGAGGTCGCAGAAGCGGAGCCAGTCGAGACTGCCGAGCAGGCCGAGCCTGTGCAGTCGACCCAGGTTTCCGAACAGGCAGAGCCCATCGAGCCGCTGGAAGCGGCGCCTCTTGAAGTGGCGGAACTGTCGTCGACGGCAGAGAGCGCCCTGTCGGCCGCGCCAGTGTTGCCCTCCGTGCCCGTCGAAGCCATAGAGCCGCAGCCGGTCGAAACCCCGGTCCAGCCCTCGACGGTGGACGCCGAAACACCTGCGCCGCTCGAGCCTGTCAGCGCCGAGGACCTGTCCACCGCGCCCGTGCCGCATCAGCTCAGCTTCCAGCGACCATCCAAGCCTGTCGTCCACGCCCCAAGGCCGCCGACCCAGCAGCAACAGCCGCGCCCCCAGCAACAGCCCGCGCCGCAGACCGCGGGCAATGGTGGCAACAGCCAGGCCGACTCGGTAGCGGCTGCCGGCGGCGCACCGCAACAGAGCGCCAGCAATGGCAGTGGCGGCAGCGCCGAAGTGGCGCGCTATCCCAGCCAGGTCATCGGCAAGCTCCGCTCCGCCCTGCGCCGCGCCAATGGACAGGCCGGCGAAGTCATCGTGCGTTTCACCGTGCTGTCGAATGGCCAATTGTCCGGCATCAGCGTCGCCCGTTCCTCTGGCAATGGCTCGACCGATCAGGCCGGCATTGCCCTGGTCCAGCGCGCAGCGCCATTCCCGCCCATCCCCTCAGGTGCCGGCCGCGCCGACTGGACCTTCGACGTGCCGCTGGCCTTTGGCGGCTGA
- a CDS encoding biopolymer transporter ExbD yields the protein MGMGMSPGGHQRGRGRGRGTVAPISEINVTPMVDVMLVLLIVFMVAAPLMAMGVPINLPKTDAQVMPIEAKPITITVTPDGALSIDGDPVTMETLVTTVDGLAQDGTDERLYVRGDATTAYGAIMEVMGMLSAAGYGQIGLITERKEAN from the coding sequence ATGGGCATGGGAATGAGCCCGGGCGGGCACCAGCGCGGACGGGGCAGGGGTCGCGGCACGGTCGCCCCGATCAGCGAGATCAACGTCACCCCCATGGTCGACGTCATGCTGGTCCTGCTCATTGTCTTCATGGTGGCAGCCCCGCTGATGGCCATGGGTGTGCCGATCAACCTGCCCAAGACCGATGCTCAGGTCATGCCGATCGAAGCCAAGCCGATCACCATAACGGTGACGCCCGATGGCGCCCTGTCGATCGACGGCGACCCGGTCACCATGGAAACGCTGGTCACGACAGTCGATGGTCTGGCGCAGGATGGCACGGACGAACGCCTCTATGTCCGTGGTGACGCCACCACGGCCTATGGCGCCATCATGGAAGTGATGGGCATGCTGTCGGCCGCCGGCTATGGCCAGATCGGCCTCATCACCGAGCGCAAAGAGGCCAACTGA
- the tolQ gene encoding protein TolQ — protein METVAHDFSILGLFMQADWIVKSIMVGLLLASVWCWAIIANRAALYAQTKRDMTAFDRAFASGQSLEQLRQGQGDNPPTGLTAVLAAGMDEWDRSHEAQAATPHGLQTRLEIALDLVVTEQAAALQKRLGVLATVGSAGPFIGLFGTVWGIMNAFTAIATAENTSLAVVAPGIAEALLATALGLLAAIPAVIGYNKLSADSGYLIGRLDAFANRLVALLSRQLDSSKVA, from the coding sequence ATGGAAACGGTTGCACACGATTTCTCCATTCTCGGCCTCTTCATGCAGGCCGACTGGATCGTCAAATCCATCATGGTCGGCCTCCTGCTGGCCTCCGTCTGGTGCTGGGCCATCATCGCCAATCGCGCCGCGCTCTATGCGCAGACCAAGCGTGATATGACCGCCTTCGACCGCGCCTTTGCCTCCGGCCAATCGCTCGAGCAGCTGCGCCAGGGGCAGGGCGACAATCCGCCCACCGGCCTCACCGCGGTTCTTGCAGCCGGCATGGATGAGTGGGACCGGAGCCACGAAGCACAGGCCGCGACCCCACATGGACTGCAGACGCGCCTCGAGATCGCGCTCGATCTGGTGGTCACCGAACAGGCCGCAGCCCTCCAGAAACGCCTCGGCGTACTCGCGACCGTCGGCTCTGCCGGCCCCTTCATCGGCCTCTTCGGCACGGTCTGGGGCATCATGAATGCCTTTACCGCCATCGCCACGGCTGAAAATACCAGCCTCGCCGTCGTAGCGCCCGGCATTGCCGAGGCACTGCTCGCGACAGCCCTTGGCCTCCTCGCCGCCATTCCGGCCGTCATTGGCTACAACAAGCTCAGCGCCGACTCGGGCTATCTGATTGGCCGCCTCGACGCCTTCGCAAATCGCCTTGTGGCGCTGCTGTCGCGCCAGCTCGATTCCTCGAAGGTGGCGTGA
- a CDS encoding heme ABC transporter ATP-binding protein has protein sequence MIETENLSVDLAGRTILSGIGFAAPAGKLTAIIGPNGSGKSTLLKAISRDYRYTGTVRINGRNLADMSAMETACQRAVLPQSSTLPFPFTVREVVAMGTTAGRPGPSGEALRSLPERALARVDLADFGGRYYGELSGGEQQRVQLARVLCQVWQPVLDGLPRFLLLDEPVSSLDVKHQLMIMDTARSHADAGGGVIAVLHDLNLAAMYADHIVALANGRLVAAGTPAEVLTDSTILSVFDAPLRVGVVPTADAPFVLPQSAQHTSLQSRVA, from the coding sequence ATGATCGAAACCGAAAACCTCAGCGTTGACCTCGCCGGCCGTACCATCCTGTCCGGCATCGGCTTTGCTGCACCGGCGGGCAAGCTCACCGCCATCATCGGCCCCAATGGGTCAGGCAAATCGACCCTGCTCAAGGCCATCTCCCGCGACTATCGCTATACCGGAACGGTCCGGATCAACGGACGCAACCTGGCCGATATGTCGGCCATGGAAACCGCCTGCCAGCGCGCCGTGCTACCCCAGTCGAGCACTCTGCCATTCCCCTTCACCGTGCGCGAAGTCGTTGCCATGGGAACCACGGCGGGTCGTCCAGGTCCCTCCGGCGAAGCCCTCCGCTCCCTGCCGGAGCGCGCCCTGGCGCGGGTCGATCTCGCTGACTTTGGTGGCCGCTATTATGGCGAGCTGTCCGGTGGCGAGCAGCAGCGCGTGCAACTCGCCCGCGTCCTCTGCCAGGTGTGGCAGCCCGTCCTCGACGGCCTTCCCCGTTTCCTGCTGCTTGACGAACCGGTCTCGAGCCTAGACGTCAAGCACCAGCTGATGATCATGGACACGGCGCGCAGCCATGCCGATGCCGGCGGCGGCGTCATCGCCGTGCTGCATGATCTCAACCTGGCTGCCATGTATGCCGATCACATCGTCGCCCTCGCCAATGGCCGCCTCGTCGCCGCCGGCACGCCGGCCGAGGTCCTGACCGATTCGACCATCCTGTCGGTCTTTGACGCGCCACTCCGCGTCGGCGTCGTGCCCACGGCCGATGCGCCTTTCGTGCTGCCGCAATCGGCGCAGCACACCTCTCTCCAATCCCGGGTTGCCTGA
- a CDS encoding iron ABC transporter permease: MMVAGTVLVSDTAATRREAGDRSQLGRITVIVLAFALIVAMLLSMTTGASGASAWAVIGSWFGIMPEDSAQFLRDQAVIYNIRLPRMLLGVLIGAGLAVSGLLMQGLFRNPLADPGLVGVSSGSALGAIFIIVLGTTVFAPFTQALGIFALPIAAFGGGLLTTAILYRVATSGGQTAIATMLLAGIAIGALAGAVSGVLVYVATDAQLRDLTFWGLGSLAGATWIKIAAAGPIIAIALLVAAFLSKGLNALTLGEATAAHLGLQVQRFKILTIVSVAAATGASVAVSGGIGFVGIVVPHLLRLVIGPDHRYLLPATALLGASFLLMADAISRTIVSPAELPIGIVTAAFGGPFFLWILLRRRSAFAW; this comes from the coding sequence ATGATGGTGGCCGGCACTGTGCTCGTTTCCGATACTGCCGCGACTCGACGCGAGGCCGGTGATCGCAGCCAGCTCGGCCGGATCACCGTCATTGTGCTCGCATTTGCCTTGATCGTGGCCATGCTCCTGTCCATGACCACGGGCGCGTCCGGCGCCTCGGCCTGGGCTGTCATCGGCTCCTGGTTCGGTATCATGCCCGAGGATTCGGCCCAGTTTCTGCGTGACCAGGCGGTGATCTACAATATCCGCCTGCCGCGCATGCTGCTGGGCGTGCTGATCGGCGCGGGCCTTGCCGTTTCGGGCCTGCTGATGCAGGGCCTGTTCCGCAATCCCTTGGCCGATCCGGGCCTGGTCGGCGTCTCCAGCGGCTCGGCGCTCGGCGCCATCTTCATCATCGTCCTCGGCACCACTGTCTTTGCGCCCTTCACCCAGGCGCTGGGTATCTTCGCCCTGCCGATCGCCGCCTTTGGTGGTGGTCTGCTCACCACCGCCATCCTCTACCGCGTGGCCACCAGCGGCGGTCAGACCGCCATTGCCACCATGCTGCTGGCCGGCATCGCCATCGGCGCACTGGCTGGTGCTGTTTCGGGCGTGCTGGTCTATGTCGCAACCGATGCGCAATTGCGCGACCTGACTTTCTGGGGCCTGGGCTCGCTGGCCGGTGCCACCTGGATCAAGATCGCCGCCGCCGGCCCGATCATCGCCATAGCCCTGCTGGTCGCCGCCTTCCTCTCCAAGGGGCTCAACGCCCTGACGCTGGGCGAGGCGACGGCCGCCCATCTGGGCCTCCAGGTCCAGCGTTTCAAGATTCTCACCATCGTCTCGGTCGCCGCGGCAACCGGCGCCTCGGTAGCGGTCAGCGGCGGCATCGGTTTCGTCGGCATCGTCGTGCCGCATCTGCTGCGCCTCGTCATCGGACCCGATCATCGCTACCTGCTGCCAGCCACCGCCTTGCTCGGCGCAAGCTTCCTGCTGATGGCCGACGCGATCAGCCGCACCATCGTCTCGCCCGCCGAATTGCCGATCGGCATCGTTACCGCGGCCTTCGGCGGACCATTCTTCCTGTGGATCCTGCTGCGGCGCCGCTCCGCCTTTGCCTGGTGA
- a CDS encoding ABC transporter substrate-binding protein → MRIYTFSAAALLATIIVPSLAWAQDLTEFADSSRLVSIGGSLTEIIYELGEEGRLIARDQTATYPEAVNTLPDVGYMRQLAPEGVLSVSPTALLVIEGSGPPDALEVLSHAGVEFQTVPESFSADGVVTKIRAVGQALGVTDKAELLAAKVEDEFAALQTRNAAVTEPKRVLFILSNQGGQIQASGTGTAANGMIELSGATNVISDYDGYKALSEEAITEAAPDAIVMMDRGGDHSASDAELLGHPAIALTPAGQNKAIYRLDGAYLLGFGPRTAAAANELADLLYGAPAH, encoded by the coding sequence ATGCGCATCTACACTTTCTCTGCAGCCGCCTTGTTGGCCACGATCATCGTCCCTAGCCTTGCCTGGGCGCAGGACCTGACCGAATTTGCCGACTCCTCGCGTCTCGTTTCCATCGGCGGTTCGCTCACCGAGATCATCTATGAGCTCGGCGAAGAGGGCAGGCTGATCGCCCGCGACCAGACCGCAACCTATCCCGAGGCCGTCAATACGCTGCCCGACGTCGGCTATATGCGCCAGCTCGCCCCTGAAGGCGTGCTTTCGGTCAGCCCGACGGCCCTGCTGGTCATCGAGGGCAGTGGTCCCCCTGACGCCCTCGAGGTGCTGTCCCACGCCGGCGTCGAATTCCAGACCGTGCCGGAAAGCTTTTCGGCCGACGGCGTCGTCACCAAGATCCGGGCTGTTGGCCAGGCGCTTGGCGTCACCGACAAGGCCGAACTCCTCGCGGCAAAGGTCGAAGACGAGTTCGCTGCGCTGCAAACCCGTAACGCAGCCGTCACCGAACCCAAGCGCGTGCTGTTCATCCTGTCCAACCAGGGCGGCCAGATCCAGGCTTCCGGCACCGGCACCGCCGCCAATGGCATGATCGAACTCTCCGGCGCCACCAATGTCATCAGCGACTACGACGGCTACAAGGCGCTCTCGGAGGAAGCCATCACCGAGGCCGCGCCCGACGCCATCGTCATGATGGATCGCGGTGGCGACCATTCCGCCAGCGATGCCGAACTGCTGGGCCATCCAGCCATTGCCCTGACCCCTGCCGGCCAGAACAAGGCGATCTACCGCCTCGACGGCGCCTATCTGCTCGGCTTCGGCCCGCGCACCGCGGCGGCGGCCAATGAACTGGCTGATCTGCTCTACGGCGCACCGGCACATTAG
- a CDS encoding hemin-degrading factor: MTSVETKSPDEIRQLRALHPEMRERDFARVHSISEAELVAAQVGSTAIRLNVDLDILLNGLTAVGEVMALTRNESAVHEKIGPYEKIVLGPRASLVLGAQIDLRIFPSRWAFGFAVKKTAEDGAVKRSLQFFDAQGDAVHKVHARPATNEEAWNILVANLRHEEQLDSVVTVPAVPEVLGEPSDAAALREGWSAMTDTHQFFGLLKKHNLPRLDALELAGEDFAWQLDHAAVQGLFDSVAGTDLPIMAFIGNQGCIQIHAGPITNIKPMGPWLNILDETFHMHLRLDQVVSAWGVRKPTSDGHITSVELYDANRELIMQFFGQREEGHGEREGWRNVVQNLPVYSKSNAA; encoded by the coding sequence GTGACCTCAGTTGAGACAAAATCCCCCGACGAAATCCGTCAGCTGCGTGCCCTGCATCCCGAGATGCGCGAGCGCGATTTTGCCCGCGTGCATTCGATCTCCGAGGCCGAGCTCGTCGCGGCCCAGGTCGGCAGCACGGCGATTCGGCTCAACGTCGATCTCGACATCCTGCTCAACGGCCTTACGGCTGTCGGCGAAGTCATGGCGCTGACCCGCAATGAAAGCGCCGTGCACGAAAAGATCGGTCCCTACGAAAAGATCGTGCTCGGTCCGCGCGCATCCCTCGTGCTGGGCGCCCAGATCGATCTGCGCATCTTCCCCTCGCGCTGGGCCTTCGGCTTTGCCGTGAAAAAGACCGCCGAAGACGGTGCCGTCAAGCGCTCGCTGCAGTTCTTCGATGCCCAGGGCGATGCCGTGCATAAGGTGCATGCGCGCCCCGCCACCAATGAAGAAGCCTGGAACATTCTCGTCGCCAACCTGCGCCACGAGGAGCAGCTCGACAGCGTCGTGACGGTTCCGGCCGTTCCCGAAGTGCTGGGTGAACCCTCCGACGCCGCCGCCCTGCGGGAAGGCTGGTCCGCCATGACCGACACGCACCAGTTCTTCGGCCTGCTCAAGAAGCACAACCTGCCGCGCCTCGATGCGCTGGAACTGGCGGGCGAGGATTTCGCCTGGCAGCTCGATCACGCCGCCGTCCAGGGCCTGTTCGACAGCGTCGCCGGCACCGACCTGCCGATCATGGCCTTCATCGGCAACCAGGGCTGCATCCAGATCCATGCTGGCCCGATCACCAATATCAAGCCGATGGGCCCCTGGCTCAACATTCTCGACGAGACCTTCCATATGCACCTGCGCCTCGACCAGGTGGTTTCGGCCTGGGGTGTGCGCAAGCCGACCTCGGATGGCCACATCACCTCGGTCGAGCTCTACGACGCCAATCGGGAGCTGATCATGCAGTTCTTCGGCCAGCGCGAAGAGGGCCACGGCGAACGCGAAGGCTGGCGCAATGTGGTGCAGAACCTTCCCGTCTATTCCAAGTCCAACGCAGCGTGA
- a CDS encoding hemin uptake protein HemP produces the protein MSAKPLPEPEPESAPARELTSEELFAGKPEVLIMHRGAPYRLRITRQDKLILTK, from the coding sequence ATGTCTGCCAAGCCCTTGCCGGAACCCGAACCTGAAAGCGCTCCAGCGCGCGAGCTCACGAGCGAGGAGCTGTTTGCAGGCAAACCGGAAGTGCTGATCATGCACCGGGGCGCCCCATACCGGCTACGCATCACGCGGCAAGACAAGCTCATTCTTACAAAATAG